In Silene latifolia isolate original U9 population chromosome X, ASM4854445v1, whole genome shotgun sequence, the following proteins share a genomic window:
- the LOC141616776 gene encoding signaling peptide TAXIMIN 1, which yields MCCGDCRPLGFLLGLPFAFLALLVSIVGVIIWIVGLTLSCICPCCLCVTILVELALELIKAPLHVMEWFTSKIPC from the exons ATGTGTTGTGGTGATTGCAGGCCATTGGGGTTTCTATTGGGTCTACCCTTTGCATTCTTGGCCCTTCTTGTCTCCATCGTCGGCGTTATCATCTGGATAGTCGG GTTGACGTTGAGTTGCATATGTCCGTGTTGTTTATGTGTGACGATACTTGTGGAATTGGCACTTGAATTGATTAAAGCTCCTCTTCATGTCATGGAGTGGTTTACTTCTAAGATCCCTTGTTAA